The following proteins come from a genomic window of Lolium rigidum isolate FL_2022 chromosome 5, APGP_CSIRO_Lrig_0.1, whole genome shotgun sequence:
- the LOC124655444 gene encoding uncharacterized protein LOC124655444 isoform X1, whose product MGRQSKAAEDRRQSKAAEDRRRSSEEEERKCFMYRIKEMEEDMEMGILTKEMPRPNIVKYHDLLGKLWGWYKLLPMGDYVSWSDYSNYLKEYHCRNGHIISSIAALPQTCLNSEEQLVSEWRIKMKSENLMMRKSIVLSCLIHKHVDSIIHTGCILSDVSSAALLCIAKEADLVCQFLRCGDDTVDDNLIDRSREIRTCALALMNCTSDNSATASAVLLGMAREAEMMCAWMIKNNKPIDFCDFVPREIVDSHIVRFETLNVMINILEESCSAAAAAAWHKIDKEGPASRNGPGGDGDGVIADGAANTIGGGISDVLNSHYNKKIKGGEKGKNSKMIKEDLMEKLWGWERLLPLSVSVKSADYRSYLEEYFKHNASEFAAGAPANQSPEDSQIANNSYMGADLVKSCLKMEDELLSEWKTRVRCSINDTLSVSTIIQCNLIKELVLSSCSTGGELFSLALLCITKEADLMCELLKHGAEPFDDIIQQSSVIRMCVLGLANLKGHQSISVAAAMVGMTYEAKKMCDWIKREKKLLTFSLSEPNGLECCLIRIKALGVMTSILEDCSFPCI is encoded by the exons ATGGGGCGCCAGAGCAAGGCAGCAGAAGATAGGCGCCAGAGCAAGGCAGCAGAAGATAGGCGCCGGAGCAGCGAAGAAGAGGAGAGGAAATGTTTTATGTATCGCAtcaaagagatggaggaggatatgGAGATGGGAATACTTACAAAGGAGATGCCCCGGCCAAATATTGTCAAGTATCATG ATCTACTGGGGAAGTTATGGGGATGGTACAAACTGCTACCAATGGGGGATTACGTGTCGTGGTCTGACTATAGCAACTACCTCAAAGAGTATCACTGTCGAAATGGTCATATAATTAGCAGCATTGCTGCTCTCCCTCAGACT TGTCTCAACAGTGAGGAGCAACTTGTGTCTGAGTGGAGGATCAAGATGAAATCTGAAAACTTGATGATGAGGAAATCGATCGTCCTAAGTTGCCTGatccacaagcatgtagattcaaTCATCCACACAGGTTGCATCCTTTCTGATGTGTCCAGTGCCGCTTTGTTG TGTATTGCGAAGGAGGCTGACCTGGTGTGTCAGTTTCTGAGGTGTGGTGATGATACTGTTGATGATAACTTGATCGACCGGAGCAGAGAGATACGCACGTGTGCCTTGGCCCTTATGAACTGCACTTCAGACAATTCTGCTACTGCCTCCGCTGTCTTGTTG GGTATGGCAAGGGAGGCTGAAATGATGTGTGCGTGGATGATTAAAAATAATAAGCCTATCGATTTCTGTGATTTCGTACCTCGTGAGATTGTGGACAGCCACATAGTCCGGTTCGAAACCTTGAATGTTATGATCAACATACTAGAAGAGTCTtgttctgctgctgctgctgctgcttggcaCAAGATTGATAAGGAAGGACCTGCTAGTAGAAATGGTCCTGGTGGTGATGGGGATGGAGTTATTGCTGATGGAGCAGCAAACACCATAGG GGGTGGAATTTCAGATGTATTGAATTCTCACTATAATAAAAAGATTAAAGGTGGTGAAAAGGGGAAAAACAGTAAGATGATAAAAG AAGATCTTATGGAGAAACTATGGGGGTGGGAAAGGCTGCTACCACTGTCCGTTTCTGTTAAGTCGGCCGACTATCGTAGCTATCTTGAGGAGTATTTCAAACACAATGCTTCTGAGTTTGCTGCTGGTGCTCCTGCCAACCAAAGTCCCGAGGATTCGCAAATCGCAAATAATTCTTACATGGGTGCTGATCTTGTCAAATCT tgtcTCAAGATGGAGGACGAACTCCTATCTGAGTGGAAGACTCGAGTGAGATGTAGCATTAATGACACCTTATCAGTCAGCACTATTATTCAGTGTAACCTTATTAAGGAGCTAGTACTTTCAAGTTGCAGCACAGGGGGTGAATTGTTTTCTCTTGCTTTACTG TGTATCACCAAGGAGGCTGACCTGATGTGTGAGCTGTTGAAGCATGGCGCTGAGCCTTTTGATGACATCATCCAGCAGAGCAGTGTGATCCGCATGTGTGTCTTGGGCCTTGCGAACCTCAAAGGGCACCAATCTATTTCTGTCGCTGCTGCAATGGTG GGTATGACATATGAGGCCAAGAAGATGTGTGATTGGATCAAGAGAGAGAAGAAGCTTCTCACCTTCAGCCTGTCTGAGCCTAATGGTCTTGAGTGCTGCTTGATCCGGATCAAAGCCTTGGGTGTTATGACAAGCATACTGGAGGATTGTTCCTTTCCTTGTATATAA
- the LOC124655444 gene encoding uncharacterized protein LOC124655444 isoform X2, producing the protein MGRQSKAAEDRRQSKAAEDRRRSSEEEERKCFMYRIKEMEEDMEMGILTKEMPRPNIVKYHDLLGKLWGWYKLLPMGDYVSWSDYSNYLKEYHCRNGHIISSIAALPQTCLNSEEQLVSEWRIKMKSENLMMRKSIVLSCLIHKHVDSIIHTGCILSDVSSAALLCIAKEADLVCQFLRCGDDTVDDNLIDRSREIRTCALALMNCTSDNSATASAVLLGMAREAEMMCAWMIKNNKPIDFCDFVPREIVDSHIVRFETLNVMINILEESCSAAAAAAWHKIDKEGPASRNGPGGDGDGVIADGAANTIGGGISDVLNSHYNKKIKGGEKGKNSKMIKDLMEKLWGWERLLPLSVSVKSADYRSYLEEYFKHNASEFAAGAPANQSPEDSQIANNSYMGADLVKSCLKMEDELLSEWKTRVRCSINDTLSVSTIIQCNLIKELVLSSCSTGGELFSLALLCITKEADLMCELLKHGAEPFDDIIQQSSVIRMCVLGLANLKGHQSISVAAAMVGMTYEAKKMCDWIKREKKLLTFSLSEPNGLECCLIRIKALGVMTSILEDCSFPCI; encoded by the exons ATGGGGCGCCAGAGCAAGGCAGCAGAAGATAGGCGCCAGAGCAAGGCAGCAGAAGATAGGCGCCGGAGCAGCGAAGAAGAGGAGAGGAAATGTTTTATGTATCGCAtcaaagagatggaggaggatatgGAGATGGGAATACTTACAAAGGAGATGCCCCGGCCAAATATTGTCAAGTATCATG ATCTACTGGGGAAGTTATGGGGATGGTACAAACTGCTACCAATGGGGGATTACGTGTCGTGGTCTGACTATAGCAACTACCTCAAAGAGTATCACTGTCGAAATGGTCATATAATTAGCAGCATTGCTGCTCTCCCTCAGACT TGTCTCAACAGTGAGGAGCAACTTGTGTCTGAGTGGAGGATCAAGATGAAATCTGAAAACTTGATGATGAGGAAATCGATCGTCCTAAGTTGCCTGatccacaagcatgtagattcaaTCATCCACACAGGTTGCATCCTTTCTGATGTGTCCAGTGCCGCTTTGTTG TGTATTGCGAAGGAGGCTGACCTGGTGTGTCAGTTTCTGAGGTGTGGTGATGATACTGTTGATGATAACTTGATCGACCGGAGCAGAGAGATACGCACGTGTGCCTTGGCCCTTATGAACTGCACTTCAGACAATTCTGCTACTGCCTCCGCTGTCTTGTTG GGTATGGCAAGGGAGGCTGAAATGATGTGTGCGTGGATGATTAAAAATAATAAGCCTATCGATTTCTGTGATTTCGTACCTCGTGAGATTGTGGACAGCCACATAGTCCGGTTCGAAACCTTGAATGTTATGATCAACATACTAGAAGAGTCTtgttctgctgctgctgctgctgcttggcaCAAGATTGATAAGGAAGGACCTGCTAGTAGAAATGGTCCTGGTGGTGATGGGGATGGAGTTATTGCTGATGGAGCAGCAAACACCATAGG GGGTGGAATTTCAGATGTATTGAATTCTCACTATAATAAAAAGATTAAAGGTGGTGAAAAGGGGAAAAACAGTAAGATGATAAAAG ATCTTATGGAGAAACTATGGGGGTGGGAAAGGCTGCTACCACTGTCCGTTTCTGTTAAGTCGGCCGACTATCGTAGCTATCTTGAGGAGTATTTCAAACACAATGCTTCTGAGTTTGCTGCTGGTGCTCCTGCCAACCAAAGTCCCGAGGATTCGCAAATCGCAAATAATTCTTACATGGGTGCTGATCTTGTCAAATCT tgtcTCAAGATGGAGGACGAACTCCTATCTGAGTGGAAGACTCGAGTGAGATGTAGCATTAATGACACCTTATCAGTCAGCACTATTATTCAGTGTAACCTTATTAAGGAGCTAGTACTTTCAAGTTGCAGCACAGGGGGTGAATTGTTTTCTCTTGCTTTACTG TGTATCACCAAGGAGGCTGACCTGATGTGTGAGCTGTTGAAGCATGGCGCTGAGCCTTTTGATGACATCATCCAGCAGAGCAGTGTGATCCGCATGTGTGTCTTGGGCCTTGCGAACCTCAAAGGGCACCAATCTATTTCTGTCGCTGCTGCAATGGTG GGTATGACATATGAGGCCAAGAAGATGTGTGATTGGATCAAGAGAGAGAAGAAGCTTCTCACCTTCAGCCTGTCTGAGCCTAATGGTCTTGAGTGCTGCTTGATCCGGATCAAAGCCTTGGGTGTTATGACAAGCATACTGGAGGATTGTTCCTTTCCTTGTATATAA